A segment of the Pseudoalteromonas sp. DL-6 genome:
AGCGTTTGCGCAGAAAAACCAGCGCGCTTAAAAATGATCGCTAAATTGTCACCATTTTTAACAAGGTGATCGACAAAATCGTACTCTGGAAGTTTTTGCGCTGCTTGCTCTGAATTTAAGTCGGTGAGTTTTTCGTTTTCACCTACTTTTATTTGTAATTCGTAGCGCTTACCAATCTCTAGCGTGTTCTCGCTATTGTCTTTGGATGCAGTGGCTTTTTCAGAAGGTAAAAAAGCTAAGGCAACAATAGCAGAAACCAAACCTAGAATGAGCATTTTGTGTTTTTTGGGGAGCGTGTTAACCACGTGGACCATAACGTGCCTTTTTCTGCTGTCAAGATAATAAATAGATTATATTGCAGGATATAACGAATAATCTGTGAATACTAGTATTTTGTAGATTTAAACTCGCGTTAAATTAAGCTAAAATCATAGGGTATTCAGGCTGTTTGTGTTTAAAGTTGAACAATCGGACTATTTTATATTCTTGGATACTTTGCTTTTTCATCGTAATGTTAAATTAGCTTTTAAAACGATTTAATAGCGAGAAGTGATTAATTTATAAACTGTTTTTTGGGTTTTTATAAATACCTTTAGCGTATTATTAATCGCTCTTTTATATCCCTTTTTAGAACGTACACCCTGCATTTTAGTCGGTGCTGCGATTAGTTAAAAAAGTTGTTCTAATTAAGTGGAAATTTGTTATGTTAGCTAAATAGTTTTATTTGCTTTGTTAAAACGCGCTAGCAATAAATCGTGAGCATATTACACCCCTTCGTTGTCAGAATTTTTTGGAGTAACACACAGTGGATTTACAAACCGCTCTAGCAGAGATAAAACGCGGTGCAGAAGAGATATTAATTGAAGATGAGTTGGTTGAAAAATTAAAGTCGGGGAAAAAGCTAAAAATTAAAGCTGGTTTCGATCCTACGGCTCCAGATTTGCATCTAGGTCACACTGTACTAATTAACAAAATGAAAACCTTTCAAGATTTAGGTCATGAGGTTATTTTCTTAATTGGTGACTTTACCGGTATGATTGGCGATCCAACGGGCAAAAATGTAACCCGTAAGCCACTGACTCGTGATGATGTGCTTGCTAATGCCGAAACCTATAAAGAGCAGGTTTTCAAAATTTTAGACCCAGCTAAAACAACCGTTGCTTTCAACTCTACGTGGATGGAAACATTGGGCGCGGCGGGAATGATAAAATTAGCCGCTCGCCAAACTGTGGCGCGTATGCTTGAGCGTGATGATTTTAAAAAGCGTTATGCTGGCGGCCAATCTATCGCAATCCATGAGTTCTTATATCCACTTGTGCAGGGCTGGGATTCAGTCGCACTTGAGTCTGATGTTGAACTAGGTGGTACTGATCAGCGCTTTAACCTACTAATGGGTCGTGAGCTGCAAAAAGATGAAGGTCAAAAACCACAAACCGTACTAATGATGCCTTTACTTGAAGGGACTGATGGCGTTCAGAAAATGTCAAAGTCACTAGGAAACTACATAGGTATTACTGATACGCCTAGCGACATGTTTGGTAAAATCATGTCAATTAGTGATGTATTAATGTGGCGTTACTATGATTTGCTAAGCGGTTTGTCTATTGAGCAAATTGCAGCGCAAAAACAGCGTGTAGAGCAAGGCACTAACCCGCGCGATATTAAGATTGAATTAGCGAAAGAGTTAATTGCACGTTTCCATAGTGAAGCAGACGCACAGGCTGCTCATGATGACTTTATTCAGCGCTTTCAGAAAAAAGCACTACCTGATGAAATTCCAGAGCTGACAGTAAATATTGATGAAGACACGATATTAATTGCTAACTTGCTAAAAGAAGCGAGCTTAGTAGCGAGCACTTCAGAAGCTATGCGTATGATCAAGCAAGGTGCTGTAAAGCTTAACGGCGAAGAAAAAATTACCGATACCAAATTGGAAGTAGCAAAAGGAACAACCGCTATTTACCAAGTAGGTAAACGTAAGTTTGCAAATATTACCGTAGCTTAAAACTTTATAAAGTATAAAAGCCAGCTTCGGCTGGTTTTTTTATGACTGATTAAACAGTTAGAACGGCCCTTATAATTTCAACGCTAACAATAACGAGTAGCCAAAAAAATCGGGCTTGATTTAGGGTGTTCAGTAGCTTTGGCATATCATCGGCACTTGGCAGGCGCTCAGCACCGACCCGCATTTTATTGAAACGCTGCTTACTATAAATAGCAGGCCCACCAAGTTGCACTCCTAAAGATGCAGAGCACACACTAAGTAACCAGCCAGTATTGTTTTGATAAAAATGACGGCCATAATGCTTAATATAGTGCATGCTTTTTTTACTGGCTTTAAGTGACGCTATTGTCAGCGCGAGTAACCGCATGGGAATGTATTCAACAATAAAAAGAACGAGTTTAAGTGGCGTCAAAAAAGAGCTGTCGGGGGCTATATCAGTGCGCCATGCTTGTTGGATTAAGGTAAGTAAACGGTAGGCGAGAGCGGCAATGGGGCCCAATAGTAAAAAAATAAAAATAACTACAAAATAATGGCGTGCTGTTCTCAGTATGACACTTTCCATGACCGCTTTAATAACCCCAGGGTTTGAAAGTGCGTTAACTTCACGGGCTACTAGTGGTTTTAATAATTCTCGCGCAGTCGATTTTTGATTCTTTTTGGTTAATTTCGCAATGCGGATCGCTTTTTTATTCAGGCTAGTGCTTTCTAAGCATAAGTATAAAATAAGACCGGATAGCAGTTCAGGGTAAAAGGCAAACTGCAGCAGTAAAACCACAATAATCATAATAACAGCTAAAACAAGGGTGCTTGCCAGTGAAGCGGCTAAATAATGATATTGTTTGCTGTCTGTTTTTTTATAAATACGCTGGCCAATCGCATTAAAAATGGCAGAAAGTATATGATTAGGGTGATACCAGCTAACTAAAGGTAAAAAGCGCTCAGCTAGGAGCGCACAAATAAATACAATAAAGTCCAAATGATTTTGAACAATATTATTGAGCATTTACAGCGTAACCGCCGTTAACTTTTCTAGTAATGCCACCACCATTTTTGATGAATTAATAGAGGCTGTTTCTAAGTACTCTTCAAATGACTGTGGTGACTCTTTGCCAGCAATATCAGACATTGAGCGAATAACAACAAATGGTGTGTTAAGTGCAAAACACGTTTGTGCAATTGATGCACCTTCCATTTCTACTGCCAGCATTGTAGGGAAGTCACTGCGTGCTTTTTCAATGCGAACAGGGTCACACATAAATGAGTCACCAGTACAAATTAAACCAACAAGCGTTTTTACTTCGCTGATTTGTGCAATTGTTTGCTCGGCGGCTTCTACTAGCTTAGGGTGCGCTGCAAAACCTGCTGGCATTTGTGGTACTTGACCAATTTCGTAACCAAACGCTGTTACATCTACATCGTGATGACGAACTTCTGATGAAATCACCACATCACCAACGTTAAGTGAAGGGTCGAAACCACCGGCAGAGCCTGTGTTAATAACACAATCAGGCTTGAAGTTATCGATAAGTAAAGTGGTTGCAATAGTTGAAGCAACTTTACCAATGCCTGATTGCACTAAAGTAACGGTATTGCCCGCAAGCTCACCAGTATAAAACGTAAAGCCTGCTTTGGTTAAAATCTGTGGATTTTGCATCGCCTCGCGCAAAATTTTAACTTCTGGCTCCATTGCGCCAATAATACCAACATTCATAGTGTTAAATTCCTAAGTTTGAATAGCCTGATTATACGTGAAGTCAGCTATAAAAAACAAAAAAGCGAGCCATTTAAAATGCTCGCTTTAATAGATTGCTTGTAATTCGATAGTTATATTTCAGCAAGGGCAGTGGAATGTGCTTTTGCTTGAGAAGGTGATAATACTGCTGGCTTATGTACTCTTGCGCGAGTCGGGCGTGCAGGTTGTGATTTAGCAGGCTTGCCTAATTTAAACATAATAGCATCGCGAACTTCACTTGGGCGGTAACCTGACTTCACTTTCATACGAATATGCGGAATGCCAGCTGCTTCTAATGCACCATTAACAAACCAATCACGTTGTGCTTTGTGGCCATCTTTGTTGGCGTTGTTGACTAAGTCAACCGCGGCCACTATGGTCATTTTTTCTTTGTCTACTAGCACAAAATCGAGCTGTTTATTTTTTGCTTTAGCCATTGCCGCACGTTTAGATTTAACAGACAGACCTTGTTTACAGTCAATCACATCGATTAGTTTAACGCGACTAACAATTTTATATTGGTCGCCAACAGCACGCTCTAATAAGCCCAGAAACGCCCCTTCTACTTGGGTAAATACACTTTGTTTACGAGTAAAAGGATAAGGGTTTCCGCCATCATCATTAAATTTTGACGCAACCACTGATGCCCCAACAACCAGCACTAATATTAATAATAAAGCGAATTCCATACGGTAACTCCATAACAACAAATTGACACTGCTTTTCTAAAGCAAGTTATGTGCCCAAATAGTTGTTATGGCTATTTTAGTTACCGTTGTTATTTAAAGTGCTGTGTATCCGCCCTCGATACCTTTTACTGCAATCGCAACTGCATCATGGGCATGCAAAGACTCATAGTGATTAATTTGTAAAAAGTAGTCGCTATACTGTTTTGCTTCTAAGGTGGTTTTAATCTTTCGTGCTGCATCTTCACAAAACATCAGGTTTTGACCATTTAAGCGAGCAAACTCTTGTTCGTCTTCACGCTTTACCGCGGCTTGTACTGGTGTTTTAAGCTCATCTTCTAGTAGATTGATTAAGTTAACCACATCAAACTGTTCAATATTATTCGCTAGTTTAACTTTAACATTGGCAATAGAGCGCTGTGAATGCGGGGTCGCGACAATCCCTTGAGTTGTTCCAAGCCACTCTAAAACCTCAGATTGAGTTAGTGTTTCTTGAGCAAACTTTTCGCTAAACGCATTTTGGATCAGTTGGCGAGCAAGGGCTGCAGAGCAGGGACAGGTTGATGAGTAAGTAACATCAACACTGAGTTCAAAACTAATGACACCTTGATTTATGGTACTAGTAAGTACAATAGGGTAGCTTTTCCAGCCCGCTTTACCGCTGAGCAATGATTTGCGGCGCAGTGGTAATTCAAACTTAAATTCGATTTGTGCTTTATCGCTCAAGCCTTCATGGCTGGTGATAAAGGTATCTAATGCTTGTGCTAAGGTGTGTGGGTTGACCTGTTGCTCAGTTGAGAGGTGATCAAGTGCTAAAAACAGACGCGACATGTGGATGCCTTTAGCATCCTCTTGGTGTAAGTTAACAAAAGCGCGTGCTTTTGCATTAACGGTAACTGGAGCTAAATCAAGAGATTCAAAAATAAAAGGCAGCTCTATATCGGCCATACCTACCCAGTCTAATTTACCTGTTTGTAATGCGGCAGCCGTGTTAGCAATATCTGGCATAGTCGTTTGCATGATACGTTACTCGTTATTTGCAATATTTAAGACGCCGCATATTACACTAAATAAAGATTTGCTGAAATGCAGCAAATAACAGCAAACATGAAATTTTATTGTTTTTGTCGCACAACATGAAAATAGCTGATAGAAAATGCTAAAATTAGCCTTTAATCATACTTACTTATAAAAACTAAGCATTTAGCTTTAGCTAAGAGAAAAACTGATATATGACTGATTCTTCTTTGAACCCGTGGGTTCGAGTTCTTTCCAGTTCAATAACTCGTTTTGGTGAGTTTAAAACTGCAGCTATTTGCTATGCATTATTACTGACGGTATCGCTGGTTTTATCGAGTATGTTTTACTATGTTGCCATAGGGGAAGTGAACTTAGTTGATATACTCGCTGTGGTATTTTTTACCTCAGTTGTTTCTCCTTTGGTGATTAGCGTACTGCTTAACTCTATTCGGCAACTTGATGCCTCTTATGCCTATTTAGATAGTGCCACAAAACAAGAAAAGCTTTTAAATCAAACCCTCAAAGACAATATTAATCGTTTAAACATTGAAATTGACGAACGTAAAATGGCCTTTCACGCCAAGCATAGAGCAATAGAAGAGCTCAGACGTGAAATTGCAGAGCGTAAAAAAACGCAACAAGAGCTCGCCCAACAAGGCATGTTACTGCGCTCAATTGTCGACTCCTCGCCAGATTTATTTTATTACCGCGATAACAACGGGGTATTTGCTGGTTGTAATAAAATGTTTGAAGAGGTGATGGGCAAAACCAGTGGCGAATTAATTGGTAAAGCCGCAGAAGAAATATTTCCAAGTCACTTTTTATCTGAAGTACTCAGAACCGATGAGCAGGTTGAACGGACTCATCAAGGTTTAACTATTGATGTAGAGTATTCTGTAAATGGTGAGATAAGATGGTTTGAACTCAGAAAACTTCCCTTTATCAATGAGCAGGGCGATTACATAGGTTTACTCGCTTTTGGTCGTGATATTACCAGTCGTAAAGAAGCCGCGCAGGCACTGGAGACTGCTTATAAAGACAAAGGGAAATTTATTGCCACATTAAGCCATGAGCTGCGTACTCCGCTCAATGGTATCGTCGGTTTAACCAGAATGCTATTGGATACTGAGCTTAATAAACAGCAGCGTAGTTGGTGTAATACGGTATTTTCAAGCGCCGAAACGCTGGGTAACATATTTAACGATATTATAGATTTAGATAAAATTGACCGTGAGCAACTCGATATTGCCGCTAACGAAATTAATGTGTCTGACTTTATCAATGATGTGGTTAACTTTGCAGGCCTTATTGCTGAGCAAAAAGAGCTTTCCTTTGAAGTGAAGCGTTCGGGCATGCTTGATATATACGCCTTACTTGACCCCACACGTTTACGCCAAGTGGTGTGGAACTTAATTAACAATGCGGTTAAATTTACCCAGCAGGGCAGTGTCACCTTAGATTGCGGTAGAGAAAACCGCGAAGATGGCCCATGGCTTATTATAAAAATACTTGATACCGGTGAAGGGATCCCGCAAGAACAACTTACCCGTATTTTTGATATGTATTATAAAGCGCCTGATCTTAAAGGGACTAATGCAATTGGATCGGGTATTGGCTTAGCTGTAACAAAAGCGTTAGTAAGTGCTATGAAAGGCATTATAACTGTTAATAGCACCCCCGGAGAAGGGAGCTGCTTTACCGTACAAATTCCGCTGAATTTATGTAGTGCACCTACCGAGCATAGTTATGTGGGACGTAGCTTATATATTTTATTAGTGGAAGATGTACCACTTAATGCTGAAATCGCAACTAACCTATTAGAACAGCGTGGGCATGAAGTGTTGTGGGCTGAAACGGGTGAAGATGCTTTATCGTTTGTAGAGACCGAAGATGATCTTGATTTAGTATTGCTTGATATGCAGCTTCCAGATATTAATGGTGATGAAGTAGCAAGGCAAATACGCGCACAAAGCCATTTTGATCAGCTACCTATTGTGGCACTTACCGCCAATGTTCGCAGTGCTGAAGAAGAGCTTGAGGGAATTTCTATTCAAGGAGCGTTAGCTAAACCAATAAACACCAGTAAGTTAGATAATATGCTCGCTGAACTCTTTGGTATTAAACAAGCGCAAACCGAGGCTCCTCAACGAGTAGTTAATCAAGAGTTGTTAAAACAAATAAATACTGACTTGTTAGATGTTGAAACCATTGAAGACTTTGTAAATTCGATGGGCGTTGAAGTATTTAAACGCAGTAGTCAGCTGTTTGCAAAGCTAAATCCGCAGTATCAACAAGAGCTATTAGCGTCATTAAAAGCAGCAGACAGAGAAGAATACAAATCCGTTGCGCATAAGTTAAAAGGTGCCGCAGGTTCGGTCGGTCTGAATGATGTGCAGTTGCATGCCAAGCAAATGGAGCATGGTGCGCTGGAGCAAAGTGATGAAGTATTAACAGTTTGGCTTGATGAATTAGCAGACAAAATAAATGAAGGACAACAGGCCCTTCATTTATTTTTACAACAATTAGAATAAAAACTAATTAGCTGTCGATTTTACCAATGAAGCGGTAACCTTCACCATGAATGGTGCTGATTAACTCAGACGTTGAGTTGTCGCTTTCAAAGTGTTTACGGATACGACGAATAGTAACATCAACTGTACGGTCGTTAGCGCGAAGCTCACGGCCAGTCATGTGCTTAATTAGCTGCTCACGACTAAATATACGACCTGGAGAGTCAAGCATTAAACGCAGTGCTCTGTATTCGCCTTTAGGTAGACGCTTTGCGTCTCCGTTTGGAGAAGTAAGGCAACGACTGTTTTCGTCAAGTTCCCAACCGTTAAAGGTGATCACGCCATTGGTTTCAATAGCTGATTCTTCACCACCTAATGCAGTACGCGTAATTAGGTTACGTGCACGAATAGTTAATTCACGTGGGTTGAAAGGCTTAGTAATATAGTCATCAGCACCAATTTCAAGACCTAAAATACGGTCTACATCGTTGTCACGGCCTGTTAAGAAAATAAGACCAACTTTGCGCTTTTGGCGTAATTCGCGAGCTAAAATAAGCCCGTTTTTACCTGGCAGGTTGATGTCCATAACTACAAGATTGACGTCATCGTTATTTGTAAGCTTATCATGCATATCATCGCCATCAATGGCTTCAATAACTTTGTAACCTTCAGCTTCAAATAAACTAACGAGGTTTAGTCTAGTTACGTCTTCATCCTCTACGATCAGAATGACTGGCGTTTGCATCTTTAATTAACCTTTTTGGAGTGTGTTTTATTTATAAAATCGGCGTGATCATCAGAGCCGACTACTAGAATTATAGGATTATATCTAAATGTTAACAAGTAAAAACAAGTTAGATAAAAACAGCTGCGCGCCCAAACCTACTTTGACGTATTATTAAAAACCGCGGCTTAATTGATACTTAACGTTGAATGTATAATTTGAATTATAGAGTCGAAGCCATTTCTCTTTAATAATTGATACATCCATCAACCACCTAAAGATACTAAAAATAATCAGACTAATTCAAAACGGAATTATATCACTTTCCAACTTTTCATCAATGTATGTGATATGTTAAACGCAATTAAGTTCATTAATTGTTCAAAAATACAACGTTTATGGTACAACTGTTTAGTAGGCTATGTCTTAGTATGGTCATAAAGTCTTAATTCAAGGGGATGCAAAGGATTTATTTTGTTTTTTAAAAGAGTGTAATAATAAATCGGGCACCCTGCTGATACTCAGTATCTAGCACAATTTCTCCAGCCAAGGCTTGAGTCACTAAATTGTAAACCAAATGCATTCCTAAACCACTGGCTCCTTGACCGCGTTTTGAAGTAACAAATGGGTCAAATATTTTTGCTCGTATATTACTCTCAACACCCAGACCATTATCGGAGTAGGTGATTTGTGTTTTTGTTTTCGTTGCCACAATATCAATCTGCACTTCGTTGTCACCGCCAGCTACAAACCCGTGAAGTAGTGAGTTTAAAATAAGCTGATGGAATACTTGCTGCAGTGGCCCTTTTTTACTTTCAACGGTTAAATCTGGGGGGCAATTGATAAGAACTTTAGGGTTTTTAATTTTTAGCTCCTGCCCCATAGACAGTAGCGTATCGTTTATGAGTTGTTGTAAATTAACAGTACTGGTTATTTCATCGTCTTTGATCACCGCAACTTTTTTAAAGTTAGAAATGAGCTCTGCAACGCGGTTTAAGCTGCTATATATTAAGTCTAAGTTTTCGATACCATCGTTAGTAAATTGCTCGAATTGACTCGCTGTTAATGATTTATTATGAAAATTAACCTGTAGCTCTGCGAGTTTATCTCGCAGTAAAGTAGAGCCTGTA
Coding sequences within it:
- the tyrS gene encoding tyrosine--tRNA ligase, with product MDLQTALAEIKRGAEEILIEDELVEKLKSGKKLKIKAGFDPTAPDLHLGHTVLINKMKTFQDLGHEVIFLIGDFTGMIGDPTGKNVTRKPLTRDDVLANAETYKEQVFKILDPAKTTVAFNSTWMETLGAAGMIKLAARQTVARMLERDDFKKRYAGGQSIAIHEFLYPLVQGWDSVALESDVELGGTDQRFNLLMGRELQKDEGQKPQTVLMMPLLEGTDGVQKMSKSLGNYIGITDTPSDMFGKIMSISDVLMWRYYDLLSGLSIEQIAAQKQRVEQGTNPRDIKIELAKELIARFHSEADAQAAHDDFIQRFQKKALPDEIPELTVNIDEDTILIANLLKEASLVASTSEAMRMIKQGAVKLNGEEKITDTKLEVAKGTTAIYQVGKRKFANITVA
- the ampE gene encoding regulatory signaling modulator protein AmpE codes for the protein MLNNIVQNHLDFIVFICALLAERFLPLVSWYHPNHILSAIFNAIGQRIYKKTDSKQYHYLAASLASTLVLAVIMIIVVLLLQFAFYPELLSGLILYLCLESTSLNKKAIRIAKLTKKNQKSTARELLKPLVAREVNALSNPGVIKAVMESVILRTARHYFVVIFIFLLLGPIAALAYRLLTLIQQAWRTDIAPDSSFLTPLKLVLFIVEYIPMRLLALTIASLKASKKSMHYIKHYGRHFYQNNTGWLLSVCSASLGVQLGGPAIYSKQRFNKMRVGAERLPSADDMPKLLNTLNQARFFWLLVIVSVEIIRAVLTV
- the mtnN gene encoding 5'-methylthioadenosine/S-adenosylhomocysteine nucleosidase yields the protein MNVGIIGAMEPEVKILREAMQNPQILTKAGFTFYTGELAGNTVTLVQSGIGKVASTIATTLLIDNFKPDCVINTGSAGGFDPSLNVGDVVISSEVRHHDVDVTAFGYEIGQVPQMPAGFAAHPKLVEAAEQTIAQISEVKTLVGLICTGDSFMCDPVRIEKARSDFPTMLAVEMEGASIAQTCFALNTPFVVIRSMSDIAGKESPQSFEEYLETASINSSKMVVALLEKLTAVTL
- a CDS encoding DUF2726 domain-containing protein — its product is MEFALLLILVLVVGASVVASKFNDDGGNPYPFTRKQSVFTQVEGAFLGLLERAVGDQYKIVSRVKLIDVIDCKQGLSVKSKRAAMAKAKNKQLDFVLVDKEKMTIVAAVDLVNNANKDGHKAQRDWFVNGALEAAGIPHIRMKVKSGYRPSEVRDAIMFKLGKPAKSQPARPTRARVHKPAVLSPSQAKAHSTALAEI
- the folE2 gene encoding GTP cyclohydrolase FolE2, translating into MQTTMPDIANTAAALQTGKLDWVGMADIELPFIFESLDLAPVTVNAKARAFVNLHQEDAKGIHMSRLFLALDHLSTEQQVNPHTLAQALDTFITSHEGLSDKAQIEFKFELPLRRKSLLSGKAGWKSYPIVLTSTINQGVISFELSVDVTYSSTCPCSAALARQLIQNAFSEKFAQETLTQSEVLEWLGTTQGIVATPHSQRSIANVKVKLANNIEQFDVVNLINLLEDELKTPVQAAVKREDEQEFARLNGQNLMFCEDAARKIKTTLEAKQYSDYFLQINHYESLHAHDAVAIAVKGIEGGYTAL
- the arcB gene encoding aerobic respiration two-component sensor histidine kinase ArcB, with amino-acid sequence MTDSSLNPWVRVLSSSITRFGEFKTAAICYALLLTVSLVLSSMFYYVAIGEVNLVDILAVVFFTSVVSPLVISVLLNSIRQLDASYAYLDSATKQEKLLNQTLKDNINRLNIEIDERKMAFHAKHRAIEELRREIAERKKTQQELAQQGMLLRSIVDSSPDLFYYRDNNGVFAGCNKMFEEVMGKTSGELIGKAAEEIFPSHFLSEVLRTDEQVERTHQGLTIDVEYSVNGEIRWFELRKLPFINEQGDYIGLLAFGRDITSRKEAAQALETAYKDKGKFIATLSHELRTPLNGIVGLTRMLLDTELNKQQRSWCNTVFSSAETLGNIFNDIIDLDKIDREQLDIAANEINVSDFINDVVNFAGLIAEQKELSFEVKRSGMLDIYALLDPTRLRQVVWNLINNAVKFTQQGSVTLDCGRENREDGPWLIIKILDTGEGIPQEQLTRIFDMYYKAPDLKGTNAIGSGIGLAVTKALVSAMKGIITVNSTPGEGSCFTVQIPLNLCSAPTEHSYVGRSLYILLVEDVPLNAEIATNLLEQRGHEVLWAETGEDALSFVETEDDLDLVLLDMQLPDINGDEVARQIRAQSHFDQLPIVALTANVRSAEEELEGISIQGALAKPINTSKLDNMLAELFGIKQAQTEAPQRVVNQELLKQINTDLLDVETIEDFVNSMGVEVFKRSSQLFAKLNPQYQQELLASLKAADREEYKSVAHKLKGAAGSVGLNDVQLHAKQMEHGALEQSDEVLTVWLDELADKINEGQQALHLFLQQLE
- the arcA gene encoding two-component system response regulator ArcA, which gives rise to MQTPVILIVEDEDVTRLNLVSLFEAEGYKVIEAIDGDDMHDKLTNNDDVNLVVMDINLPGKNGLILARELRQKRKVGLIFLTGRDNDVDRILGLEIGADDYITKPFNPRELTIRARNLITRTALGGEESAIETNGVITFNGWELDENSRCLTSPNGDAKRLPKGEYRALRLMLDSPGRIFSREQLIKHMTGRELRANDRTVDVTIRRIRKHFESDNSTSELISTIHGEGYRFIGKIDS